One window of Mucilaginibacter inviolabilis genomic DNA carries:
- a CDS encoding LptF/LptG family permease: MRAFVHRYLMIIDRFIIKKYLGTFIFTMAIFMAVSVVFDVSEKLENFTSHHAKLHDIVFEYYAGFVPYYLNLLSPLINFLAVIFFTAKMANQTEIVPILSGKASFNRFLRPYFIAATLIFIVSFFANVYLIPYTNHLKNRFENANGIGDNDPNKSRVHMQIDKHTYVYLDQYNPAVHTGYQFIMEKFDDDTLREKLIAKQVTYDSVKRVWSLKDYSVKYVNGLREKFISSGIKKDTVLDMRPTDFIAYDNEYSAMSLNDLNKNITTEKLRRPEVLNKLYYEKLHRFVYPLSAYVLTVLGVALSSRKVRGGVGLPLGIGIILCFTYVIIERFAIVFSVSGGLPPAFAVMIPNILFGIIGGYLLIKAPK; encoded by the coding sequence ATGAGGGCTTTCGTACACCGGTACCTGATGATTATCGACCGGTTCATCATTAAAAAATACCTCGGCACATTTATATTCACCATGGCTATTTTCATGGCGGTATCTGTAGTGTTTGATGTATCAGAGAAATTAGAAAACTTTACCAGCCATCATGCCAAACTCCATGATATTGTATTTGAATATTATGCCGGCTTTGTTCCTTATTACCTCAATCTGCTTTCGCCGCTCATCAATTTCCTGGCGGTAATATTTTTTACCGCTAAAATGGCCAATCAAACAGAGATAGTGCCCATACTGAGCGGCAAAGCAAGTTTTAATCGTTTTTTGCGACCCTATTTTATAGCGGCCACGCTCATCTTTATCGTATCGTTTTTTGCCAATGTATATCTCATCCCTTATACTAATCACCTCAAAAACAGGTTTGAAAATGCCAACGGTATTGGAGATAACGACCCGAACAAAAGCCGGGTGCATATGCAGATAGATAAGCATACCTATGTTTACCTGGATCAATACAATCCCGCTGTACACACCGGTTATCAATTTATTATGGAGAAGTTTGATGACGATACCCTTCGCGAAAAACTCATAGCCAAACAGGTAACTTATGATTCGGTGAAGCGGGTATGGTCGTTAAAGGATTATTCTGTAAAGTACGTTAACGGCCTTCGCGAAAAGTTTATCAGCAGCGGCATTAAAAAAGATACGGTTTTAGATATGCGCCCAACCGACTTTATTGCTTATGATAATGAATACTCGGCCATGTCGTTAAATGATCTCAACAAAAACATCACTACCGAAAAGCTGCGCCGGCCAGAGGTGCTTAATAAATTATATTACGAAAAGCTGCACCGCTTTGTTTACCCTTTGTCGGCTTATGTTTTAACCGTGCTGGGTGTAGCCCTGTCATCGCGCAAGGTACGCGGCGGTGTAGGTTTACCACTGGGGATAGGTATTATATTGTGTTTTACCTATGTGATCATCGAACGGTTTGCCATTGTTTTTTCTGTAAGCGGTGGTTTACCGCCTGCCTTTGCTGTGATGATACCCAATATTTTGTTTGGTATCATAGGCGGGTATTTATTGATTAAAGCACCCAAGTAA
- a CDS encoding ABC transporter permease: MKNKLYSLVNIIGLTIGIVSCLLIGVYIKHELGYDHFNKNADNIVRVTMEYRSGGPSQKTSVTGTKVGPQLKRMFPEIVDYARLYKTSRIVGYGDLLFNEKNFIYAEPSFFKIFSYKLIKGNADEALNSPDKIIITQSAAKKYFHDEDPIGKIMKSEHQNYTVSAIAADAPSNSQIKFDFLVPFNTLSRAKEEKYNDANYITYLLLKSPEQIQPLQQKISSYMKMVDKTELHLTGNQFLTFYLEPLKKVHLYSNLPGDLAPAGSIVYIYILVIVAVLILIIACVNYVNLAIAQSAGRGAEISIRKVMGAGKSQLFTQFVGEALLVTAICILLAIGIAYIALPYFNQVAGIQFKYSLFFDPIIIAGLLLLTGIIGLAAGAYPALLLSNIKLSKILKTGFSFTSGKSIRKPLIVFQFVISIFLIVTTIVILQQLSFIRNKDIGYNKSNIVVLPTGYNPQYVDELKKEMLNIPGVESVASANNEPVNVMWGDAIQTADGKNLTVNALPMDEDFIKTLQLKIIAGSGFTQTDVLQIDTTNNYKNFKYAFILNESAVRALGWTPQEAIGKHIEKGEQGIIKGVVKDFNFKSFHTTIGPLVLFLDHFQTAALFARITGNNTSNTLKAIQALWKQRVPDRPFEYKFLDEDFDALYRTEQQTAKVFTTFSFLAILLACLGLFAITAYSVVQRTKEIGIRKVLGANVSSIILLISKDFLLMVIIAMIIATPIAWYMSYTWLQDFAYRINIHWWIFIAAGAASLIVAAITVSVQAAKAALANPVDSLKNE; encoded by the coding sequence ATGAAAAATAAGCTTTACTCCCTGGTAAACATTATTGGTTTAACTATTGGTATTGTTAGCTGTCTGCTTATCGGTGTTTATATTAAACACGAATTAGGTTACGATCATTTTAATAAAAACGCCGACAATATTGTACGCGTTACGATGGAATACAGAAGCGGCGGCCCGTCGCAGAAAACATCCGTTACAGGTACCAAGGTAGGGCCACAGCTTAAACGGATGTTCCCTGAAATAGTTGATTATGCCAGGCTTTATAAAACTTCGCGGATAGTTGGTTATGGAGATCTCTTATTCAATGAAAAAAACTTCATCTACGCAGAACCTTCCTTTTTTAAGATATTCTCCTATAAACTGATCAAAGGCAATGCAGACGAAGCTTTAAACTCACCTGATAAAATCATCATCACGCAATCGGCTGCTAAGAAATACTTTCATGATGAAGACCCTATAGGTAAAATCATGAAATCGGAGCATCAAAATTACACCGTATCTGCTATTGCAGCAGATGCTCCTTCCAATTCACAGATCAAATTTGATTTCCTGGTGCCTTTCAATACCCTGAGCCGGGCCAAAGAAGAAAAATATAACGATGCTAACTATATCACTTATCTGCTGTTAAAAAGCCCAGAGCAAATACAACCATTGCAGCAAAAGATTAGCTCCTATATGAAAATGGTTGATAAAACAGAGCTTCATTTAACCGGCAACCAGTTTTTAACTTTTTACCTGGAGCCCTTAAAAAAGGTTCATTTATACTCCAACCTTCCCGGCGATCTGGCACCTGCAGGCAGTATTGTTTATATTTATATACTCGTTATAGTAGCGGTATTGATATTGATTATAGCCTGTGTGAATTATGTAAATCTGGCTATTGCCCAATCGGCAGGGCGCGGGGCCGAAATTAGCATCCGCAAAGTAATGGGGGCCGGCAAATCGCAACTATTTACCCAATTTGTAGGCGAAGCATTATTGGTTACCGCCATCTGTATCCTGCTGGCAATCGGCATTGCCTATATTGCACTGCCCTATTTTAACCAGGTTGCGGGTATCCAGTTTAAATATTCGTTATTTTTTGACCCTATTATTATTGCTGGTCTCCTGCTCTTAACGGGCATTATCGGTTTAGCTGCAGGGGCATATCCGGCGTTGTTATTATCAAACATTAAATTATCAAAAATACTGAAGACCGGTTTTTCATTTACCTCGGGCAAAAGTATCCGCAAACCGCTTATCGTATTTCAATTTGTTATTTCTATATTTCTGATCGTCACTACCATAGTTATTTTACAACAACTTTCATTTATTCGCAACAAGGATATTGGCTATAATAAAAGCAATATAGTGGTTTTACCTACCGGCTATAACCCGCAGTATGTTGACGAACTAAAAAAAGAGATGCTTAATATACCTGGGGTTGAAAGCGTAGCATCGGCCAATAACGAGCCGGTAAATGTAATGTGGGGCGATGCCATACAAACCGCCGACGGTAAAAACCTTACCGTAAATGCATTGCCTATGGATGAAGACTTTATAAAAACCCTGCAGCTTAAAATAATTGCAGGCAGCGGCTTTACACAAACCGATGTTTTACAAATTGACACCACCAATAATTACAAAAATTTTAAATACGCGTTCATACTCAACGAATCGGCAGTAAGGGCTTTAGGGTGGACACCACAAGAGGCTATAGGAAAGCATATCGAAAAAGGAGAGCAGGGTATTATCAAAGGGGTAGTAAAGGATTTTAATTTTAAATCGTTTCATACAACCATTGGTCCTTTGGTTTTATTTTTGGATCATTTTCAAACAGCTGCCTTGTTTGCCCGGATAACTGGAAACAATACTTCCAATACACTCAAAGCCATACAAGCATTATGGAAACAACGCGTACCAGACCGTCCGTTTGAATATAAATTTTTAGATGAGGATTTTGATGCTTTATACCGTACAGAACAGCAAACGGCTAAAGTATTTACCACTTTTTCGTTTTTGGCTATTTTACTGGCCTGCCTTGGGCTATTTGCCATTACCGCTTATTCTGTTGTTCAGCGTACTAAGGAGATCGGTATCAGAAAAGTACTGGGTGCCAATGTATCCTCTATTATTTTACTCATTTCAAAAGACTTTTTACTCATGGTAATCATTGCCATGATTATTGCCACGCCAATAGCCTGGTATATGTCCTATACATGGCTGCAGGATTTTGCTTACCGTATCAATATTCATTGGTGGATATTTATTGCAGCCGGTGCAGCTTCATTAATAGTTGCAGCGATAACTGTAAGTGTGCAGGCAGCTAAGGCAGCATTGGCCAATCCGGTAGATAGTTTGAAGAATGAATAA
- a CDS encoding phosphatase PAP2 family protein: MKLVQKTYLFCLFLLFTLSFSLSSRAQSGLQQLDDRIMIDLQNQRTPEQTGVFMFLSRTHLYGDIGVPVGLLAAGVISNDKQMRQNSIYVASSTLLSTGLTFLIKHIVKRPRPFVQNINIVPVYRAGSTSFPSGHTSSSFATATALARAYPKWYVIAPAFLWAGSVSYSRMYLGVHYPTDVAAGAALGVGSTFILQSLKK, encoded by the coding sequence ATGAAGCTGGTCCAAAAAACATACCTTTTTTGCCTCTTTTTATTATTTACCCTTTCATTTAGTTTATCATCACGAGCGCAATCAGGCCTGCAGCAGTTGGATGATCGTATCATGATCGATCTGCAAAATCAACGTACACCAGAGCAAACCGGCGTATTTATGTTTCTGTCACGTACGCATTTATATGGCGATATTGGTGTTCCGGTAGGTTTGCTGGCAGCAGGTGTAATCAGTAACGATAAACAAATGCGGCAAAATTCCATATATGTAGCCAGCAGTACCCTGCTATCAACCGGACTTACCTTTTTAATTAAACATATTGTTAAACGCCCGCGTCCGTTTGTACAGAATATTAATATTGTACCTGTTTACCGGGCTGGTAGTACCTCCTTCCCTTCGGGGCATACTTCCAGCAGCTTTGCTACCGCAACGGCTCTGGCCCGCGCATATCCTAAATGGTATGTGATAGCGCCGGCATTTTTGTGGGCGGGTTCGGTAAGTTATTCGCGTATGTACCTGGGTGTACATTACCCTACCGATGTAGCTGCCGGCGCTGCTTTGGGCGTGGGATCAACTTTTATATTACAGTCATTAAAAAAATAG
- a CDS encoding sensor histidine kinase — translation MNQGSNDIRLLLVVGIAAMLMLFISLLLIFIFTQRKKLQYQNELQAMQNAQKNQLIEAAVRSEEIERHRIAEELHDEIGALLGSSSLHFYSVNTEDCDEQSQRLYQKGRDLLDEGINKIRSVSHSLHSSILQEFGLNEAISHFCSKISHESIVEINVTLDNSYPTQVGQNDISIYRIVQEFIHNITKHARATKIFVRSIYLNKTLMLTITHNGNGLTQTHFEELRFKKDGLGLKNIQNRIILLKADLKFSHHAGGYAIDISVPID, via the coding sequence ATGAATCAAGGGAGCAATGATATTCGTTTGTTACTGGTAGTTGGGATTGCCGCCATGTTGATGCTTTTTATAAGCCTGTTACTTATTTTCATATTCACACAACGCAAAAAACTGCAGTACCAGAATGAGCTACAGGCCATGCAAAATGCGCAGAAAAACCAGCTGATAGAGGCTGCGGTAAGAAGTGAGGAAATTGAACGCCATCGCATTGCCGAAGAATTGCACGATGAAATAGGAGCTTTATTAGGCTCATCAAGTCTGCATTTTTACAGTGTTAATACGGAAGATTGCGACGAACAGAGTCAACGTTTATATCAAAAAGGCCGGGATCTGCTGGATGAGGGGATCAATAAAATACGGAGCGTATCGCACAGCCTGCATTCCAGTATATTGCAGGAGTTTGGTTTAAATGAAGCTATTAGTCATTTTTGCAGCAAAATATCGCACGAATCTATCGTAGAGATCAATGTGACATTAGATAACAGCTACCCCACCCAGGTAGGACAAAACGATATCAGTATTTATCGTATTGTGCAGGAGTTTATCCATAATATAACCAAACATGCCAGGGCCACAAAAATATTTGTACGGTCTATCTATCTGAATAAAACGTTAATGCTAACCATTACTCATAATGGCAATGGCCTTACGCAAACTCATTTTGAGGAATTAAGGTTTAAAAAAGACGGACTGGGCCTAAAAAACATACAAAATCGGATAATTCTGCTCAAGGCTGATCTTAAATTTTCGCACCACGCAGGCGGATACGCCATTGATATTTCGGTACCTATTGATTAG
- a CDS encoding response regulator transcription factor — protein sequence MQKIKVAIADDYAIFRDGLKVGLNRDKNLEVVLEADNGEELLQQIELIQPDVILMDLKMPIMDGMEATKQIRKKYDNIKILIVTMYDEAKFIIHLMENGANGYLLKNADPKEIRKAIYSVHEDGYYFNDIVNKALLKKLVIKGNVKPSFNQDVEFSERELDVLKMICNEKTATEIGSELFLSPRSVEGIRQRIIEKIGVRNTAGLVMFAVKNGVI from the coding sequence ATGCAAAAAATAAAAGTAGCCATAGCCGATGATTATGCCATATTCAGAGATGGATTAAAAGTAGGGCTTAACCGGGATAAAAACCTGGAGGTAGTACTTGAGGCGGATAACGGCGAGGAGTTATTGCAGCAGATTGAACTCATACAGCCCGATGTTATTTTAATGGATCTGAAAATGCCCATTATGGATGGCATGGAAGCAACCAAACAAATCCGCAAGAAATACGATAACATTAAAATATTGATAGTGACTATGTATGATGAGGCCAAATTCATTATACACCTGATGGAAAATGGAGCTAATGGCTACCTGCTTAAAAATGCCGACCCCAAGGAGATCCGTAAAGCTATTTACTCCGTTCATGAGGATGGATATTATTTTAATGATATTGTAAACAAGGCCCTGTTAAAAAAATTGGTTATTAAAGGCAATGTTAAACCATCATTTAACCAGGATGTTGAATTTTCTGAGCGCGAACTGGATGTATTGAAAATGATATGTAACGAAAAAACTGCTACCGAAATAGGCTCAGAACTATTTTTAAGTCCCCGCTCTGTAGAGGGTATCAGGCAACGTATTATCGAAAAAATTGGCGTACGTAATACCGCCGGTTTAGTGATGTTTGCTGTTAAAAACGGAGTGATATAA
- a CDS encoding thiol-disulfide oxidoreductase DCC family protein codes for MAPVLNKHKDIILFDGVCNFCNSYINYVIAHDKADRFAFAPLQSHTAVRLSARFGIDFQELNSVVVIHGDEVYTEATAVIHIIKKLSTIWLPLAYLAQLVPTSIGNRIYQSFAQKRYTLFGQSATCMVPTAQVKHKFLS; via the coding sequence ATGGCACCTGTTTTAAATAAGCATAAGGATATTATCCTGTTTGATGGCGTGTGCAATTTTTGCAATAGCTATATCAACTACGTAATAGCACATGATAAGGCCGACAGGTTTGCATTTGCGCCCTTACAGAGTCATACGGCAGTGCGCCTGTCGGCCAGGTTTGGGATTGATTTCCAGGAATTGAACAGTGTTGTGGTGATTCACGGCGATGAGGTTTATACCGAAGCCACCGCCGTGATCCACATCATCAAAAAACTGAGTACCATTTGGCTGCCATTGGCTTACCTGGCCCAGCTGGTACCCACATCCATTGGTAACCGCATCTACCAATCGTTCGCGCAGAAACGGTACACTTTGTTTGGGCAATCGGCAACCTGTATGGTGCCCACTGCACAGGTAAAACATAAATTTTTAAGCTAG
- a CDS encoding lipase family protein: MNDTPPSDNPLVPSPTPTPTHFGFIAIDNNHDLVVAIRGTQTTPEEKIDAETALVPWKSEGQVEVNVERGFRDLYDTLQLWYPGTNQVEDKDAILVASFKTITMIGHSLGSSLVTLYGAHVAAAKKQNKNVIIYTLASPRVGDKTFVDYYQKAGPQTYRIYNEPDTVPNSPSSLLGYEHVSAEEVPLNSLDYPLIARYEACWHSLYTYLFLLKNPKQDTIDQDIIDHGCLAPVH, from the coding sequence ATGAACGATACTCCTCCAAGCGATAATCCTCTTGTCCCTTCCCCTACACCCACCCCAACCCATTTTGGTTTTATAGCTATTGATAACAACCACGACCTTGTTGTTGCTATCCGTGGAACTCAAACCACCCCGGAAGAGAAGATCGATGCCGAAACCGCCCTTGTACCTTGGAAATCCGAAGGCCAAGTGGAGGTTAATGTAGAAAGAGGCTTTAGAGACCTGTATGATACTCTCCAACTTTGGTACCCGGGAACGAATCAGGTTGAAGATAAGGATGCGATCCTGGTTGCTTCATTCAAAACGATAACCATGATTGGCCACAGCCTGGGATCGAGCCTGGTAACTTTATATGGCGCGCACGTCGCGGCGGCCAAAAAACAAAACAAAAATGTAATTATTTATACCCTGGCTTCGCCACGTGTCGGCGACAAGACCTTTGTTGATTATTACCAAAAGGCTGGCCCACAAACCTACCGCATTTACAACGAACCGGATACCGTTCCCAATTCGCCGTCGTCATTGCTGGGTTATGAGCACGTTTCGGCGGAAGAGGTTCCACTAAACTCCCTGGACTATCCGTTGATAGCGCGATATGAAGCATGCTGGCATTCGCTGTACACCTATTTATTCTTGCTGAAGAATCCTAAACAAGATACAATAGACCAAGATATAATAGACCATGGCTGCCTCGCTCCAGTGCATTAA
- a CDS encoding lipase family protein produces the protein MKNQNLSATVPPSALQYGLFVKAAIDVYTLYPTVLSPTQDQYPSFPGGYTLVANIQMNDFLGTDKTTAYFGFIAVDNANPTSIVVAIRGTKSIMEWWDDFQVSSTPCPFAPNSGKVESGFLELYSSLHISNPGSTGNTIALRETVVAGLKSEFDLGKYKQVTMVGHSLGSSLVTLYGVDMAAKNSDKEVSIYTFASPCTGDQDFVNYYNTIIHESYRIYNEPDIVPKSLLLLGYSHVPVGIEVNSLLDSWIKQTIGCFHSLGTYLYLVGGESSLVGAPCTVTTP, from the coding sequence ATGAAAAATCAAAACCTTAGCGCTACGGTACCACCAAGCGCGCTTCAGTATGGGCTTTTTGTAAAAGCAGCAATTGACGTTTATACCCTTTATCCAACGGTACTGAGCCCCACTCAAGATCAATATCCAAGCTTTCCAGGCGGGTATACTTTAGTGGCCAATATCCAGATGAATGATTTTTTAGGAACAGATAAAACCACGGCTTATTTTGGTTTTATAGCAGTTGATAATGCTAACCCTACCAGCATTGTTGTTGCCATCCGCGGAACAAAAAGTATCATGGAATGGTGGGATGATTTCCAGGTTTCATCCACACCCTGCCCATTTGCACCAAACTCGGGCAAAGTAGAAAGCGGTTTTTTAGAGCTTTATAGCAGTCTTCATATTTCAAATCCGGGAAGTACCGGTAACACCATCGCACTTAGGGAAACTGTAGTTGCCGGATTAAAAAGCGAATTTGACCTGGGTAAATACAAACAGGTAACCATGGTTGGCCACAGCCTGGGATCGAGCCTGGTAACTTTATATGGTGTAGACATGGCCGCCAAAAACAGCGACAAGGAAGTATCTATTTATACCTTCGCCTCGCCATGCACAGGTGATCAGGATTTTGTTAATTATTACAATACTATTATCCATGAAAGCTACCGCATTTACAACGAACCGGACATCGTTCCTAAATCGCTGTTATTACTGGGTTACAGCCATGTTCCGGTAGGCATTGAGGTAAACTCCCTGTTAGATTCGTGGATAAAGCAAACCATAGGATGTTTTCATTCACTGGGTACTTATTTATACCTGGTGGGTGGTGAGTCAAGCCTCGTAGGTGCTCCCTGCACGGTTACTACACCATAA
- a CDS encoding lipase family protein, which translates to MKNQKFGVMPPSALDYGYFIKAAYDVYNAFPDVLSPTQDQYPEFPSGYRLLFNIQMSNFFGPILKPVYFGFAAINLSNPSNIVIAIRGTVGWMEWWDNLHAYPVPCPFAPNSGNVVAGFLDLYNSLKILVPGASSIENAIALSETVVPGLKSVFNLDNYTQVTVAGHSLGASLATLYGLHMAATNSKRSVVIYTYASPCTGNADFVKYYNTVISESYRIYNEPDVVPKILLWLGYSAVPVGFELNSLLDPNVKQSIGCYHYLTTYLYLLGAPASILGTCATT; encoded by the coding sequence ATGAAAAATCAAAAATTTGGCGTTATGCCTCCATCCGCGTTGGATTATGGGTATTTTATAAAGGCAGCTTACGACGTTTATAATGCTTTCCCCGATGTGCTGAGCCCTACTCAGGATCAGTACCCGGAATTTCCAAGCGGCTATCGTTTGCTTTTCAATATCCAGATGAGCAATTTCTTCGGACCGATCTTAAAGCCGGTTTATTTTGGATTTGCCGCTATCAACCTGTCGAATCCCTCCAATATCGTTATCGCCATCCGCGGCACCGTAGGCTGGATGGAATGGTGGGACAACCTGCATGCGTATCCGGTGCCTTGTCCGTTTGCGCCTAACTCAGGCAATGTAGTTGCTGGTTTTTTAGATCTGTATAACAGTCTTAAGATCTTAGTACCCGGTGCCTCATCAATAGAGAACGCCATTGCCCTGAGCGAAACCGTAGTTCCTGGTCTGAAAAGCGTATTTAACCTGGATAATTATACACAGGTAACCGTAGCCGGGCATAGTTTGGGTGCAAGCCTGGCAACTTTATATGGTTTACATATGGCGGCTACTAACAGCAAACGGTCGGTTGTTATTTATACCTACGCATCGCCATGTACCGGCAATGCTGATTTTGTTAAATATTACAACACCGTTATATCCGAAAGTTACCGCATATATAACGAACCAGATGTGGTGCCTAAAATTTTATTGTGGCTGGGATACAGCGCCGTACCTGTGGGTTTCGAGCTTAATTCTTTGCTTGATCCTAACGTAAAACAGTCCATAGGATGCTATCACTATCTGACTACTTATTTATACCTGTTAGGTGCGCCAGCCAGTATTTTAGGTACCTGTGCCACAACCTAA
- a CDS encoding helix-turn-helix domain-containing protein has translation MIFKEFAPGERLKPYIKCLYYYESGSAVDYDDIVFPSGNTEIIFNLGQGHWQAKKDGAFYTTPPIELWGQITKPLSIKSLGENTMMGVRFYPHSAAYFFNESVAEFNNEVVNASDLMGTSVKTLYARLLDTNDLDKRIALIEDYLWNRLVLFEKKHSKINFIGQIVHSLYHNNSGNEKIEAISVRNNISARYLNMLFSQYTGLPPKLFCKINRFQHSLNLVNANGQNLTNIAYESGYFDQSHFIREFKSFTGITPNSFAAQASPINQVLAGN, from the coding sequence ATGATATTTAAAGAATTTGCACCGGGGGAGCGACTTAAGCCTTATATCAAGTGCTTGTATTATTACGAGTCGGGTTCGGCGGTGGATTATGATGATATTGTATTCCCGAGCGGCAATACGGAAATAATTTTTAATCTGGGCCAAGGTCATTGGCAGGCTAAAAAGGATGGTGCTTTTTATACTACCCCTCCCATTGAGCTTTGGGGTCAAATCACTAAACCATTATCCATTAAATCATTAGGCGAAAACACGATGATGGGTGTACGGTTCTATCCACATTCAGCAGCTTATTTTTTTAATGAAAGCGTGGCCGAGTTTAATAATGAGGTTGTTAACGCCTCCGATCTGATGGGTACATCGGTAAAAACCCTATATGCCCGTTTGCTGGATACCAATGATCTGGATAAGCGGATAGCCTTAATTGAAGATTATTTATGGAACAGACTGGTGCTATTTGAGAAAAAGCACAGCAAGATCAATTTCATTGGTCAGATTGTGCATAGTTTATATCACAACAATTCCGGCAACGAAAAAATAGAAGCTATCTCGGTTCGTAATAATATATCAGCACGTTATCTGAATATGTTGTTTTCGCAATACACCGGGCTGCCGCCAAAGTTATTTTGCAAAATAAACCGCTTTCAGCATAGCCTGAACCTGGTAAATGCCAATGGGCAAAACTTAACCAACATTGCGTATGAGTCGGGCTATTTCGATCAGTCGCACTTTATCAGGGAGTTTAAGTCGTTTACCGGCATAACGCCCAATTCCTTTGCAGCACAGGCATCTCCTATTAACCAGGTGCTGGCGGGCAATTAA
- a CDS encoding YybH family protein: MKLAKKPEEVHATLASAFNTGNVDTVLSMYDVTGIIVPEPGKPVSGKENFEEAIKGILSIKGKMDIKTVYCIQTGDTALGRSEWSITDNGEVKISAKGIEIMKQQADGSWKILFDHAFGAEADLVA, translated from the coding sequence ATGAAATTAGCAAAAAAACCAGAAGAGGTACACGCAACATTGGCAAGTGCCTTTAACACCGGCAATGTAGACACGGTATTAAGTATGTATGATGTTACCGGTATTATTGTCCCAGAACCCGGCAAACCTGTTTCCGGAAAAGAAAATTTTGAAGAAGCCATTAAAGGTATATTATCCATCAAAGGTAAAATGGATATTAAAACCGTTTACTGCATCCAAACCGGCGATACGGCTTTGGGCCGGTCTGAATGGAGCATTACCGACAATGGCGAGGTTAAGATAAGCGCCAAAGGAATTGAAATAATGAAGCAACAGGCTGACGGCAGCTGGAAAATTTTGTTCGATCATGCTTTTGGCGCCGAAGCTGATCTTGTAGCTTAA
- a CDS encoding isocitrate lyase/PEP mutase family protein: MKNKFEPFLALHQQSEPLLIGNVWNVQSAKVFEQKNFKAIATSSFALAETLGYEDGQDIPFEDYLFVVKRIAASVSIPFSVDLEAGYGDTPEQIVGNIIQLYNLGVSGINIEDSVVVNGQRSIGNAEIFAEKLTRICELLNAENIKIFINLRSDSFLLGLPNALEDALSRIALYQNTGVHGLFFPCVSQISDMQKLTQSTKLPINVMCIPGLPNFKQLQEAGVKRISIGAFLNRSIYQKMNTTIDQIIEEGSFDSLF; the protein is encoded by the coding sequence ATGAAAAATAAATTTGAACCGTTTTTAGCCCTACACCAGCAATCAGAACCTTTATTAATAGGCAATGTTTGGAATGTGCAAAGCGCTAAAGTATTTGAGCAAAAAAACTTTAAGGCTATAGCCACCTCCAGCTTTGCATTAGCCGAAACTTTAGGATATGAAGACGGACAGGATATCCCTTTTGAAGATTACCTTTTTGTTGTGAAACGTATCGCGGCATCGGTGTCCATTCCCTTTTCTGTCGACCTGGAAGCTGGTTATGGCGATACTCCGGAGCAAATAGTAGGCAACATCATTCAGTTGTACAATCTCGGTGTATCAGGCATCAACATAGAAGACTCGGTGGTGGTTAACGGGCAAAGAAGTATTGGAAATGCAGAAATTTTTGCAGAGAAGCTAACACGTATATGCGAGCTGCTAAATGCCGAAAATATAAAGATCTTTATCAATTTGCGTTCAGATTCTTTTCTGCTGGGCTTGCCCAATGCTTTGGAAGACGCTCTTAGCAGGATAGCCCTCTATCAAAATACGGGGGTACATGGCTTATTTTTTCCTTGCGTAAGCCAGATATCGGATATGCAAAAGCTTACCCAAAGCACAAAGCTGCCCATCAATGTAATGTGTATACCCGGTTTACCCAACTTTAAGCAATTACAAGAGGCTGGTGTTAAAAGAATTAGCATAGGCGCCTTCTTAAACAGATCGATTTACCAGAAAATGAATACCACAATTGATCAAATTATAGAGGAAGGCAGTTTCGATAGTCTTTTTTAA